The following nucleotide sequence is from Micromonospora sp. WMMD1120.
GGTGCGCTGGCAGACGACGCTGACCGGTCCGGGACCGCTGGACGGGAAGCTGATCCACGAGATGGACGGCTTCGGCGGCGGCGCGCTGCGCGAGACGTACGCGGCGGCCGCGCCGGTCCTGCCGGTCAAGCTGCCACAGGTACGACTGGAGCCGATCCTGCGTCGCCACGCCGAGCAGCGCAATCCCGGCGGCGTGCGGTTCGGCCACGAGCTGACCTCGCTGACCGAGACCGGCGACCGGGTCGTCGCGGAGATCCGCGACACCGCGAGCGGGGAGACCACCACTGTCACGGCCCGCTACGTGGTGGCGGCGGACGGCGGTCGCACCGTCGGCGCGGCGGTCGGGGCGCAGCTCCAGGGCCCGCCGCCCCTGTTCGACGCCACCACCGTCTACTTCGCCGCCGACCTGTCGGAGTACTGGAACGAGGGATCGATCATCACCTGGTTCCTCAACCCGTACCGGCCGGACCTCTCCAGCGCTCTCATCGAGATGGGGCCGACCTGGGGCAAACACTCCGAGGAGTGGGGGCTGCACGTCTCCCTGGCCGGGGTGGACCGCACCGACGAGCAGGCGGTGCTCGCGAAGGTGCGGGCCGTCCTCGGTCTGCCCGAGCTGGAACTCCGCCTGCTCGCGGTGACCACCTGGTCCGTGGAGGCGGTGCTCGCCGAGCACTACCGCTACGGGCGGGTGCTGCTCGCCGGTGACGCGGCGCACCGGCAGCCACCGGCCGTCGGCCTGGGACTGAACTCGGGCGTGCAGGACGCGCACAACCTGGCGTGGAAGCTCGCCGCCGTGCTCGGTGGTGAGGCCCCGGACGGCCTGCTCGACACGTACGAGGCGGAGCGGCGTCCGGTCGGGCAGTTCAACCTCGGTTGGGCGATGTCCGCGGCGGCCCACCACCAGGTGGTCATCGACGCCGCCGTCGGCCTCGGTCAGCACCTTCCGGCGGAACGCCGGACGCCGATGTTCTTCGGGTACTTCGCGCCGACCCCGATGGGTGTGGCCCAGCGCACCCGGGCGGCGGAGATCTTCGCCACCCACCGTGGGGAGTGCCAGGCGCACGATGTCGAGATCGGTTTCGCCTACGAGGCGGGCGCCGTCGTGCCGGATGGCAGCAGGCCGCCGGCCCGCGCGCCACTCGGTGACGTGTACCAGCCGACGACCCGCCCGGGACACCGACTGCCGCACGCGTGGATCGAGCGCGACGGCCAACGCCTGTCCACCCAGGACCTGACCGCACCCGGCGCGGGCTTCGTGCTGATCGCCGGCGTGAACGGTGAGCCCTGGGTCGAGGCGGCCGCCCAGGTGGCGGAGAAGCTCTCGGTGCCGATCGTCGTGGCCCGGATCGGCGCGGGCGAGGAGTACGCCGACGTCGACGGACGCTGGGCGACCGTGCGGGAGATCACCGACGCCGGAGCGGTGCTGGTCCGGCCCGACCACCACGTGGCGTGGCGCAGTGTCGGGGGCAGCGAGGACCCGGCCAGCGGACTGGGCGACGCGATCGCTCGGGTCCTGGGTCACCAGGCCACCTGACCACGATCCCGGCCCGCACCGCGGTACGGCCGACAGAACCATCCGAGCGAAAGAGGCACTGCGTGATTACTCGAAGGTCCCTTCTCGGCGCGAGCGGCGCGGCTCTGGCGACTCTCGCCCTGCCCGGTGCCGCGAGCGCCCGGAGCACCACCACCAACAAGTGGAGCCGCCTGAGCCAGCACCTCCAGGGTCGGCTGGTGCTGCCCTCGGAGGCGGACTACCAGAAGGCGAAGCAGCTCTTCCAGGTCCAGTTCGACGACACCAGCCCCCGAGCGGTCGCGTACTGCGCCTCCGCCGCCGACGTGGCCCTGTGCCTGCGCTTCGCCCAGGACCACGGGCTGCCGATCGCCGCGCGCAGCGGCGGCCACAGCGCCGGCGGGTACTCCACGACCCCGGGTCTGGTCATCGACGTGGCCGGACTGAACACCGTCAGTCTCGGCAACGGCAGCGTGACGATCGGGCCCGGCGCGCAGCTCATCGACATCATGAACACGCTGTCCCCGTCCGGGCTGGGCATCTCCGGTGGCTACTGCCCGACGGTCGCGGCCGGTGGCTTCCTCCAGGGCGGCGGGATGGGCCTGTTCACCCGCAGCATCGGCATGGCCTCGGACAAGGTCACGTCGGCCCAGGTGGTCCTCGCCAACGGCAGGGTCGTCACCGCCGCGCCGACCGAGCACCCCGACCTCTACTGGGCGCTCCGCGGGGGCGGCGGCGGCAACTTCGGCATCGTGACCTCCTACCAGGTCACGCCCAGCCCGCTGACCACGGTCGGCGCCGCCAACCTGGCCTGGACCTACGACCAGGCGCTCGACATGCTCGACGGCTGGACCCGGTGGCTCGTCGACTCGCCCTGGTCGATCGGCGGCGGCGCCAACGTCACGCTGCTGGACGCCGGTCCGGGCAAGGTGCCGACCGCCGGGATCTTCCTCGGCTCGGTGGACACCGGTCCCGCCTTCGCCGCCGAGATCCAGCGGCTCATCTCGCTGGTCGGCCACGCCCCGGTGGTCAACCAGGCGTTCACCGCCCCCTACCAGCCGGTCATGATGAACCTCTACCGGTGCACCGACCTGTCGGTCACCCAGTGCCACCGTGACGACATCTCGCCCGGGGGGCAGATCCCGCGGCCGGCGTTCGGCGCCTGGCGGGGACGGCTGTTCGGTGCGGTCATGCCGCGCGAGGGTTGGGCCCGGGCGCTGGACGTCGTCGAGAACACCGCACGGATCGACGGGCAGGGCCGGCAACTGCAGATCTCCGCGCTCGGCGGCGCCGCCAACACGGTGTCCCGAACCGCCACGGCCTACGTGCACCGCGACACCCACTACTCGGCCAGCTTCCTGACCTCGAACGCGGTCGCGCCGGTCTCCGCCGAGGCCGTCTCCGCCGCGTACCAGTTCGTGGACGGCGGCTTCGCGGCCATCGACCCCTACTCCAACGGTGAGACGTACCAGAACTTCATCGACCCTCGCCTGACCGGCTGGAAGCAGTCGTACTACGCCGAGAACTACCCCCGGCTGAGTCGGATCAAGGACCGCTACGACCCGTACAACGTCTTCCGATTCGCGCAGAGCGTCCGCTGATCGGCGGGCCTCGCAGGCGTGGCTCGGGGAGCCGGTGGTGGTCCACCGGCTCCCCGCCCCGCCAGTTAGGAGCATTGCTATGAGAGTTCCGTACGTGCAGCGTTCGGCTCCGATCGAGTGGCCGGTCGAGGTGGACCGGGATCAGGTACGCGACGCCACGTCCCGTCTCGTCGCGCACGTCAGCGGGCGGGTCGAGCCGGACGGCGCGATCCGTGAGCAGTGCCAGAGCCGGGTGCTGGAGTCGGCGCTCGCGTTGTCGCTGTTGACACGCGTCGGAGTGACAGCACCGGCCCGGGACCGTCTGCTCGCCTTCCTCGACGCGCATCGGGACTCCCCGGAGCGGCTCGACCGGGTCCTCGCCCGACTCGCGGTGTCGCGGGCCACCAGCGGTGGCTCGACTGTCGACGCCACGCTCGTCGCCAGGCTGACCGACGGCGTGCTCGGCGCCGCGCCGGGCTTCATCTCGGGCCGTCGTCGCAGGATGGTGGGCGCGGTGCTGTCGGTGCTCGGGTGCCCGCTGCCGGGCGACCTCGGGGCGCCGGCCGACGGCGCGGTGCCGACCGACCCCATGCACTCCTGGGCCGTCGTCCAGCAGGCCGCCGTGACGCTGATCCTCGCCGCCGCGGCGGGCGTCAGCAACCCGGTCACCGACGACGCGCGGGACACCCTGCTCGCCATCGAGCCCGGCACGTCGGTGTGGGAGGGGTACGTGCTGATGCACCTGCTCGCCCTGCACGGGCTCGCCGGTGTCCCCGGGCAGGAGGCCACCGTACGCGACGGCGTGCGGACCCTGCTGCGCTACCAGCGCGACGACGGCGGCTTCCCGTTCGTGGTGGAGATGCACCACTGGTGCACGGCGACCGCCGGGCTGGGCCTGGCCGCGGCGGGGGCGCCGACCAGCCTGCTGCGGTCGATGGGCCGCATGCTCGTCGTCCACCAGGGCGGCGCCCCGCTGGCGCGCTCCCTGTCCCGTGGCACGCCGCTGACCGACGGCTGGTCCATGTCGGTGGGGGTGGCCCAGAACGACGTCGACTGCACCGCGTGTGCGCTGGAGTTCCTCCAGGTCACCGATCCGGTCGGATTCGGCGGCGCGGTGCGCCGCGGCGTACGGTCGCTGCTGGCGGTGCAGGGCGCGGACGGCGGCTTCCCCACCTTCGTCGCCGGTGCGGCGTCCGAGCCGTGCATGACCGCCGCGGCCGTCGGGGCGCTCGCGTCGATCCCCGCCACCGCGCCCGCCCGGGCCCGCGCGTTGGCGTTCCTCGCCGACAGCCAGCTGGCCGACGGCGGCTTCGAGCCGGGCTGGAGCCGCAGCCGGCTGCACGCGCTGTTCCGGGCGCGTCTCGCCGCGTACACCGCGCACCCGGACGACTGTCGCAGCGCGACGATGGCGGAGCGGATCGAGCGGACCGTGCGCGAGACGCAGAACGACGACGGCGGGTGGGGAATGCAGCCCGGCGATCCCAGCGACGACGTCAGCACCGCGTACGGATTGATCACCCTGTGCTACGGGTCCGAGTCGCGGCCGGTGGGCCGCGCCCTGTCCTGGCTGCTCGGACAGCAGCACGCGGACGGCGGTTACCGCGGCGTGCCCGACATGGTGGGACCCCGCCCGTTCACCTACCACCTGCCCGTGCTGACCGACGCTCCGGTGCTGCTCGCGTTCGGCCACGTGCGCTGCCGGACCCGGGACCGGGTGGCCGTCGCGCTGGGGGCGTGACGACAAGGGGCACCACGCCGATTAGAGGTTGTTTAACCTAGGGTGCGGATTCGGTTGCGCTGCGGTACACATCCCGATGTCTGCCCACATCGTTGTCGGCACCGACGTCGTCGCCAACCTGACCCGATCCCGGACACTGAACACGAAGGACACGTTGCATGATCCGAAAACTCGCGTCTGTGCCCGCAGGCAGGTTGGCGAAGTGGGTGGTCGTCGCCGTCTGGCTGGTCCTGCTGATCCCTGCCAGCTCGCTGGCCGGCAGGCTCAGTGAGGTCCAGCAGAACGACAACTCGGCCTGGCTGCCCAGCAACGCGGAGTCGACGGAGGTCGTCGATCGGGCCGCGAAGTTCCAGACCACCGACACCCTGCCCGCGATCGTCATCTACGACCGGCCGGAGGGCATCACCCCGGCCGACATCGCCAAGGCGCGGGCGGACGCCCAGGCCTTCACCACCGTCACCAACGTCGTCGGGCAGCCCCAGGAACCGGTGGTGTCCCAGGACGGCAAGGCCATCCAGACCGTCGTGCAGGTCCGCAAGGACAACCGGGGATGGGACGGTCTGGGCGAGGTCGTCGACTCGATGACAGCGATCGGCACGGCGAACGCCAACGGGCTGAGCTTCTATGTCACCGGCACGCCCGGCTACGCGTCCGACTCGATCAAGGGGTTCGGCGGAGGTGGCGGGCTCACCACGATCACCGCGGTGGTGGTGGTGCTGATCCTCCTGCTCACCTACCGCAGCCCGTCGTTGCCGTTGCTTCCGCTGCTGACCGCCGGTGGCGCGCTGGTCGCCTCGGAAGCGGTGATCTACCTGTTGGCGAAGAACGCCGGGCTCGTCGTCAACAACCAGACCAGCTTCATCCTGACCGTGCTGGTGTTCGGCGCCGCCACCGACTACGCGTTGCTGCTCACCTCACGCTACCGCGAGGAGTTGACGCGACACGAGGACCGGCACGAGGCCATGGCCGAGGCGTTGCACCGTTCCGGGCCCGCGATCGTCGCCAGCGCCGCCACTGTCGCGGTCAGCCTGATGTTGCTGACGCTGGCCAGCCTCAACTCCACGAAGGGGATGGGGCCGGCCTGCGCGATCGGCATCCTCGTCGGCCTGCTGGCCATGGTCACCCTGATGCCGGCGCTGTTGGTCATCTGCGGTCGCTGGATCTTCTGGCCGGTCAAGCCGAAGTACGGCGTCACCCCGTCGACCACCGGCGGCCTGTGGACCCGACTCGGCACCGCCATCGCGGGCCGGCCCCGGCTGGTCTGGATCAGCACCGCCGTCGTGCTCGGCGTGATGGCGCTCGGCATGCTCGGGCTGCGGGCCGACGGGCTCGCCAACAAGGACCAGTTCACCAACAAGCCGCAGATGGCCGTGGGTGAGGAGGTCAAGGCCCGACACTTCCCGGCCGGCTCGGGTGACCCCCTCTACGTGGTGACGAACGCCGCCTCGGCCGAGCAGGTCAGAACCGCGCTCTCCGGTGTCGCCGGGATCGGCGAGGTCTCCGCGCCGGTCGTCAAGGACGGTGAGGCGATCATGCTGGGCCAGATGATCGACGACCCCACGAGCAAGGCGGCGACGCGTACCGTCGAGCAGGCCCGCGAGGCGGTCCGGCAGGTGCCCGGCGCGGACGCCCAGATCGGCGGCAACACGGCGATCGTCCTGGACACCCGGACGGCCGCCGCCCGGGACTCCAAACTGATCATTCCGATCGTGTTGGTGGTGGTGCTGCTCATCCTCGCGCTGCTGCTGCGGTCGATCATCGCGCCGCTGCTGCTGATGGCGACGGTGGTGCTGTCGTTCGCCGCGGCCCTCGGGGTGAGCAGCCTGGTGTTCAACAACGTGTTCAACTTCGCCGGGGCTGAGGCGTCCTTCCCACTGCTGGCGTTCGTCTTCCTCGTCGCCCTGGGCATCGACTACAACATCTTCCTGGTCACCAGGGTCCGTGAGGTCGCATTGCGGCACGGCACCCGGCGCGGCGCGCTGACCGGGCTGACGGCCACCGGCGGCGTGATCACGTCGGCCGGGCTGGTGCTGGCGGGCACCTTCGCGGCGATGGCCTCGCTGCCGCTGGTGTTCGCGGCCCAACTCGGCTTCGCTGTGGCGTTCGGCGTACTGCTGGACACCCTGGTCGTCCGCTCGGTGCTGGTCACCGCGCTGACCCTGGACGTGGGCCGGTGGATGTGGTGGCCCAGCAAGCTGTTCCGACAGCACGACGCCGACTCCCAGCCGTTGACGGCGGTGACGCCCGATCTGGAACCCGCTCGGGGCGTCTGACGCCCCGCGACACCGATGAGGCCCTCCGGCACGCCGCCGGGGGGCCTCGTCGGTGTCGCGGTCCGGCCTCGGTTCAGGCGGAGAGACGCCACAGGCCGGGCTGGATCTCCAGCTCCGGGGCGTCGGTACGGCTGCCCACCGCGGCGACGCGCTGCGCGGAGGCGAGCGCGAAGCTCTCGAAGCGGTGGTGCCGGACCTGTCCGGCGAGCGCGGCGCACTCCATGAAGCTGCGGATGGCGTGCTCGGGACGGTTGTCGTCGAGCTGGCCCAGGGCCAGCGACCGCAGCGCGTTGCACAGCCCCCAGGTGTCCCCGGCCGCGCTCGACAACGACACCGCCTGCTCGGCGAGGGACCGGGCACGCGCGTGCGCGTCGTCGGCGAGACGGAGGTCGGCCAGGCCGACCAGGGCGCGGCTGTGCGGATGGGGGAGACCCGCCCGGTCGGCGAGGGTCGCCGCCTCCTGGTATCTGGTCTCCGCCTCCGCGTAGCGACGGCGCTGCCAGGCCAGATCACCCAGCGAGCAGAGGCTGACGGCGGTGGGCACCGGATCGTCCAGCCGCGCCGCCGCGTCCAGGGCCAGCTCGTGGGTCTCCTCCCAGTCGTGCCACGCCGCGATGGTCTCGAAGAAGCTGCCTAGGCTCTCGGCGAGCTGCCACGCGGGTCGCCACCGCCTCGTCCGGCAGAGGGTGCGTACGAGGTCGACGAGCGCGCGTCGCTCCTGGGCGAACCAGCGCAGCGGATCGTCCCCGACGATCGCGGCGGCGCCGTCCGACGCGGCGGTCGTCACCCAGAAGGACCGACCGGGCGACAGCAGGTGGTCGGCGTGCTGGCACAGTCGCAGGTACGTCGAGGCGACGCGCTCGGCGGCGTCCCGGGTGAGTGACGCGTCGTCGTGGCGGCCCGACAGCTCCCTGGCGAGCACGCCGAGCAGCTCCTGGTAGTGGAACCGCGCGCCGCGGCCGGTGCCCGCCGTCTCCAGCAGCTGGGCATCGACCAGGGTGTCGACGACGTCGGCCGCCTGGCGGGTGTCGGCGTCCAGCACCGCCGCCACCGCCCACAGCGGGAAGTCGGCGGCGGGCAGCAGCGAGAGCCGCCGGAAGGCCGTCCGGACATGCGCGGCAGAGCCCCGGTAGGCGAGCATCAGGCTGGCGCGGACGTCGAGGTCGCCGATCCGGAGCTGGTCCAGCCGGGACTCCTCGTCGCGCAGCAGCGCCGCGACGTCGGCGACGTCCCAGTACGGACGGGCGGCCAGCCGCAGCCCGGCGACGCGCAGCGCGATGGGCAGGTGGCCGCACAGCTCGGCGACCTGTCGCACCGCCTCGGCCTGGCCGGCCACCCGGTCACTGCCGGCAGCCGTGGACAGCAGCCGGTCGGAGTCCTCCGGGCCGAGGACGTCGAGACGGTGGGGCTGCGGGCCGCCGAGGCCGGTCAGCGGTACGCGACTGGTGACCAGGACGGCGCTGCCCGGCGCGGCGGGCAGGAACGGCCGTACCTCCTGCTCGGTCGAGACGTTGTCGAGCACCAGCAGGATCCGGTGGCGGTTCAGCAGGTGGTGGACGGTGGCGGACAACTCCTCCACGTCGGACGGCAGATGGCCGGTGACGCCCGCCCGACGCAGGAACGTGGCGAGCGCGTCGGCGCGGGAGCGCGGTTGACCGGGCGCGGCCTGCATGTCGACGAACACGCGCCCGTCGGGGAAGGTCGGCGCCGCGGCATGCGCGATCTGGAGCGCCAGGGCGGTCTTTCCGATGCCGGCCCTGCCGACCACGCGTACGCAGGCCGGTGCGACGAGGCCCGCCGCGGCCTCCCCGAGGTCGGTCCGCACCGCTGTCGTGACGTCGTCGCGACCGACGAAGTCGAGGACCGGAGGGGGCAGGTGGAGCGCGCCCAACGGCGGCGACCCGGCGGCCGCGACGTCGCGCTCCGTCGGCCCGAGCAGCCCGGCGTCGCCCTCCAGAACCTGCCGGTGCACCTCCCGCAGCGGCGTGTTCGGTTCGATCCCGAGTTCGTCGATCATGGCACGGCGCAGGTCGGTGAAGACCCGCAGCGCGTCGGCCTGTCGACCCGAACGGTACAGCGCCGTCATCAGGTGGGCGTGCAGCTCCTCGTGCAACGGGTACTCGCCGGTCAGCGCCCACAGCTCGCTCACCAGGGCGTGGTGCCGACCCAGGCGCAGGTCGGCGCGGACACGGTGTTCCAGCGCGGCCA
It contains:
- a CDS encoding FAD-dependent monooxygenase, yielding MGAVEVPVLIVGGGGSGLSASIFLSDHHVDHLLVERRSDTSNLPKAHYLNQRTMEIFRQHGLEADVAELAAPPEKFGKVRWQTTLTGPGPLDGKLIHEMDGFGGGALRETYAAAAPVLPVKLPQVRLEPILRRHAEQRNPGGVRFGHELTSLTETGDRVVAEIRDTASGETTTVTARYVVAADGGRTVGAAVGAQLQGPPPLFDATTVYFAADLSEYWNEGSIITWFLNPYRPDLSSALIEMGPTWGKHSEEWGLHVSLAGVDRTDEQAVLAKVRAVLGLPELELRLLAVTTWSVEAVLAEHYRYGRVLLAGDAAHRQPPAVGLGLNSGVQDAHNLAWKLAAVLGGEAPDGLLDTYEAERRPVGQFNLGWAMSAAAHHQVVIDAAVGLGQHLPAERRTPMFFGYFAPTPMGVAQRTRAAEIFATHRGECQAHDVEIGFAYEAGAVVPDGSRPPARAPLGDVYQPTTRPGHRLPHAWIERDGQRLSTQDLTAPGAGFVLIAGVNGEPWVEAAAQVAEKLSVPIVVARIGAGEEYADVDGRWATVREITDAGAVLVRPDHHVAWRSVGGSEDPASGLGDAIARVLGHQAT
- a CDS encoding FAD-binding oxidoreductase gives rise to the protein MITRRSLLGASGAALATLALPGAASARSTTTNKWSRLSQHLQGRLVLPSEADYQKAKQLFQVQFDDTSPRAVAYCASAADVALCLRFAQDHGLPIAARSGGHSAGGYSTTPGLVIDVAGLNTVSLGNGSVTIGPGAQLIDIMNTLSPSGLGISGGYCPTVAAGGFLQGGGMGLFTRSIGMASDKVTSAQVVLANGRVVTAAPTEHPDLYWALRGGGGGNFGIVTSYQVTPSPLTTVGAANLAWTYDQALDMLDGWTRWLVDSPWSIGGGANVTLLDAGPGKVPTAGIFLGSVDTGPAFAAEIQRLISLVGHAPVVNQAFTAPYQPVMMNLYRCTDLSVTQCHRDDISPGGQIPRPAFGAWRGRLFGAVMPREGWARALDVVENTARIDGQGRQLQISALGGAANTVSRTATAYVHRDTHYSASFLTSNAVAPVSAEAVSAAYQFVDGGFAAIDPYSNGETYQNFIDPRLTGWKQSYYAENYPRLSRIKDRYDPYNVFRFAQSVR
- a CDS encoding prenyltransferase/squalene oxidase repeat-containing protein, which codes for MRVPYVQRSAPIEWPVEVDRDQVRDATSRLVAHVSGRVEPDGAIREQCQSRVLESALALSLLTRVGVTAPARDRLLAFLDAHRDSPERLDRVLARLAVSRATSGGSTVDATLVARLTDGVLGAAPGFISGRRRRMVGAVLSVLGCPLPGDLGAPADGAVPTDPMHSWAVVQQAAVTLILAAAAGVSNPVTDDARDTLLAIEPGTSVWEGYVLMHLLALHGLAGVPGQEATVRDGVRTLLRYQRDDGGFPFVVEMHHWCTATAGLGLAAAGAPTSLLRSMGRMLVVHQGGAPLARSLSRGTPLTDGWSMSVGVAQNDVDCTACALEFLQVTDPVGFGGAVRRGVRSLLAVQGADGGFPTFVAGAASEPCMTAAAVGALASIPATAPARARALAFLADSQLADGGFEPGWSRSRLHALFRARLAAYTAHPDDCRSATMAERIERTVRETQNDDGGWGMQPGDPSDDVSTAYGLITLCYGSESRPVGRALSWLLGQQHADGGYRGVPDMVGPRPFTYHLPVLTDAPVLLAFGHVRCRTRDRVAVALGA
- a CDS encoding MMPL family transporter, whose amino-acid sequence is MIRKLASVPAGRLAKWVVVAVWLVLLIPASSLAGRLSEVQQNDNSAWLPSNAESTEVVDRAAKFQTTDTLPAIVIYDRPEGITPADIAKARADAQAFTTVTNVVGQPQEPVVSQDGKAIQTVVQVRKDNRGWDGLGEVVDSMTAIGTANANGLSFYVTGTPGYASDSIKGFGGGGGLTTITAVVVVLILLLTYRSPSLPLLPLLTAGGALVASEAVIYLLAKNAGLVVNNQTSFILTVLVFGAATDYALLLTSRYREELTRHEDRHEAMAEALHRSGPAIVASAATVAVSLMLLTLASLNSTKGMGPACAIGILVGLLAMVTLMPALLVICGRWIFWPVKPKYGVTPSTTGGLWTRLGTAIAGRPRLVWISTAVVLGVMALGMLGLRADGLANKDQFTNKPQMAVGEEVKARHFPAGSGDPLYVVTNAASAEQVRTALSGVAGIGEVSAPVVKDGEAIMLGQMIDDPTSKAATRTVEQAREAVRQVPGADAQIGGNTAIVLDTRTAAARDSKLIIPIVLVVVLLILALLLRSIIAPLLLMATVVLSFAAALGVSSLVFNNVFNFAGAEASFPLLAFVFLVALGIDYNIFLVTRVREVALRHGTRRGALTGLTATGGVITSAGLVLAGTFAAMASLPLVFAAQLGFAVAFGVLLDTLVVRSVLVTALTLDVGRWMWWPSKLFRQHDADSQPLTAVTPDLEPARGV
- a CDS encoding AfsR/SARP family transcriptional regulator, whose product is MRYRVLGPMEVRGDTVAGTPRAAKLRVVLSTLLLQTNAVVSVQALADELWADRPPRTAMMTLQVYVSQLRKILQEVDPAQGRDALVTRAPGYLLRIDAEQLDLAVFLGRHQRGLEAARAGDDTLAADLQRQALELWRGPLLSDVPHGPILEATAVRMSELRLAALEHRVRADLRLGRHHALVSELWALTGEYPLHEELHAHLMTALYRSGRQADALRVFTDLRRAMIDELGIEPNTPLREVHRQVLEGDAGLLGPTERDVAAAGSPPLGALHLPPPVLDFVGRDDVTTAVRTDLGEAAAGLVAPACVRVVGRAGIGKTALALQIAHAAAPTFPDGRVFVDMQAAPGQPRSRADALATFLRRAGVTGHLPSDVEELSATVHHLLNRHRILLVLDNVSTEQEVRPFLPAAPGSAVLVTSRVPLTGLGGPQPHRLDVLGPEDSDRLLSTAAGSDRVAGQAEAVRQVAELCGHLPIALRVAGLRLAARPYWDVADVAALLRDEESRLDQLRIGDLDVRASLMLAYRGSAAHVRTAFRRLSLLPAADFPLWAVAAVLDADTRQAADVVDTLVDAQLLETAGTGRGARFHYQELLGVLARELSGRHDDASLTRDAAERVASTYLRLCQHADHLLSPGRSFWVTTAASDGAAAIVGDDPLRWFAQERRALVDLVRTLCRTRRWRPAWQLAESLGSFFETIAAWHDWEETHELALDAAARLDDPVPTAVSLCSLGDLAWQRRRYAEAETRYQEAATLADRAGLPHPHSRALVGLADLRLADDAHARARSLAEQAVSLSSAAGDTWGLCNALRSLALGQLDDNRPEHAIRSFMECAALAGQVRHHRFESFALASAQRVAAVGSRTDAPELEIQPGLWRLSA